gaTAAGATCGATTCTTGATTCCAGCTCTGTTTCTTACTTCTTGTTCTAATTCTTGCACATTTTCCATCCAGCCATATGAAAGTTGTTTCAAATCTGGAGGTATATATGTTGAAAATGGTATtagaataaacaatttttttattgaaataataatattatgaatgtcttcaaaattttctaatttttcatatatgcTTTTATTCTCTGTACCAGTGGatggtaaaataattttcaaataaccATAGAAATAACTATAAGCCATTCCAGTTCCATAATCCAGTCCATTCATATTAGTAATAGTTGTGTCTAAATTTTGTTGTGATAAAACTGatattttaaacataataataacaaaacaatataaacatataaatgttaaattgtTGTATCTCCAAGTATAAGAAAATCCTTTGTCAAATATTTGTAAAGTAATAAGGATTATACATATCTCAAtagcaattttatatttaagtaaCATTTCCAATACTTGTGTCCCattcaatttcaaatttttatttaacgaattACACAATTGTATTATCAAatcacacaatatatatattatgataagcATTGATACAATGTTACATATGTTGTATATCGTTGAAATGATATTATCTTCATACTGTAACATAACAGCTATTATAAGtgtaatttctaaaatataatacaagatTGCATTTAAacttacataaaataaatcagaTACATTCTTCAAACATAGATGATCCATCTtctaaatatacaatataataaaaatcaggTTAAAATATGATCTattaaaatactaaaaaattattgatgcAACGATTATGTTTGAAATTAAACTATTGGATAATACATTGAGGATGAAGTTACGttagattattaaattttattgcaaaCTTAGAAAAGACGATATAGCAAAACTAACGAAACTATGAAAATAAACTCTCTATAAAACTctatactaatatataaatatgatagtAACATGAGATAGAGCTTTGCTCTTAATCaaacgttttataattttttaagataaaaagtgTTTAaagcctttttttttgtaacacaACGATTACCTAGAAATGGTATCTTTATTGTATTATCACGTACCATctcgtatgtacatatatacaagaaaACAGCTGATACGATTTACTAGCCGCGTGCAACTGTCTAATGAGGAATAGTAGGTgacgagagaaagggagaggagaaATTAGTTAGAGGTGGGATAGAAGGGAGACAACGAGAGGTACCTGCTGCAGGAGTGAGAAGTtgcgaaaggaagaaggaagagaaaagggaacaACTATACAGACATTTAGTTGCCAGGAGAGAGCGCCGTTGGTGTAAGTGGAAAGTGCCGATGGAATCGTGGTACGGTCGGGAGACATCTACGATCGATAAAGGCTTCAACACGGAACCGTTTGCGAAAGAAATCGTAATTGAAAATTCGTCTCTCGTGCACTAACTTCGCGCGCATTTAGATAATATTGACACGTGCCGATATCGtccgatcgatcgttttatcttttaaacgtTTTTGTTAGAAGCGATTAATATCGGATACGGATTTTAAAACGCCATGTACCATAATGACCAATCAGCTGCTTGGTAAACCATCGTGAGACCTCGAATCTGTCCACAGACGAATGACAACAAAAGAGACTGATAGAAgtcgcgcgcgcgagagaaagagagagagaaagacagagtgCGTTTTTTCACGACTTCCCGGAGGATTTCTGGTTTTTTCCGTTCTGTTACACGCCGCGAATAACGTCGCCTTGGTAGTGGTGAAAGTGTCGAAGAATATGAAGAGAAGAAATGTCGAGTGCGGTAAGCTTCGGAGGCCCTTGAAACGTAACAAGCTCACCGAGGGGATTTACGGAAGGTAAATTTTCGCCGCCATATGCGTCTACATTGGAATGGCCGTTCTTAAAAATAACCAAAAATCTGATCATCATATCTGTGAGAGAACGTATGCAAACTTCTCATCCTAAAACTACtgctaaatattttatcggtGAAATGCGTTTATCCATCAACTCTGCTGGACGGTGATTCTGGATTTGCGCTCGCTTTGGGAACTCTCTGTGTTACATGGCTTATCTATTTAACAAAACTTCAACCATGTGTTCTTGTTTTTCCAgtataaaacgattttaaagtGTAGTGCTACTTCTTAGGTATTACTGTACGacatattttttgaaatcatatatacataaaatatagaagCTTTACGCGACAAGCTCAATCAATGTTTTTAATGCAAGAAATTTCTGTGAAAGACTAGTTGTTATTTGTCATTTCATATATTGGTATagttttatcatattatgtaATTCGTTTATTACTACATGACATAAGAACAAGATCTACATGATATGAATCTGTTGTATTTGTTTATGTTATATaccgtattatttttctctttattactaGGATTATCTACTATTTAGtcaaatatctataatataatataatgtttataatataatttgtagtGCACATATACACAAGTTTATAAAGagttcataaaaatttattttttcatgtaaACGTATCATTTTCCTTTGTTGTACGTGTAAACAAATCttattcgttaaaatataatatgttcaTTTATACTACAAAATATTCatacaatattatacaattattaagtatataatatgtactatagattataaattatttgagatccaaaatataaagataataaataataatttcagatGACTATAGACATTTAAGATCGAACAATATCTATTCATTGTAGAATGATAAATtgttaatagatttttatttaaaagatgcattctataaaataatcattcaaaatatatagtCACTAATCATTGTTTATACTACTTATGaaatgtgtaatataaaccAAACATAATGTGTTTGGTTTAAATGCATACatgtgattatttttttaactatcaaagatgtaataaaatttttacaccaaaattatttgatttaaaagtaaaaatatgacCATGTTCTTAGAGGTTTTTATAGAGTCAttgttttaatatcattttgattCGTTCAAATGGAACAGTGTATCTATATTACTTTATCATAGTAATATGAGATTTTTAGATGAATTCAACAAGGAgtgaaatatgtattttttataatttattttctttttttcttttttcaaaatattacaaGGAAGATAAAGCATGtataagaaatgtatataaatttcaataaaggAATTTTAGTTTTGAGaactatagtaatatatatatatatatatattgtgaatgaaaggaatttttctatatatatttatttatttatttatttctatatatattcttttttatatatattgtaaataaaggAATCTTATGATTCTATCAAGATGTGTggtttttgtaaatataccatactttttaaatattttataaagaaattttaatatactatCAAACAAacctaatataaatatattgttccatattaaaaaataaaaatgacattaaaatttttataaataatgactttataaaatattcaaatacatcattatattttcttttttaaatcaaataactttaatatacaaaatattgttGTATCTTTGATTACCAAAAGattatgcatatgtatatgcttAGTGACATgttatatactaatatatgtataattatatattcataacatATGTTCTCTATGTTCATAacatatgatttttatttcagtaCTTTGCTTTATCTGAAGTTCCTTCTACTATGGGCCATGGTGATTTTAGCAGATTTCATTCTAGAATTCCGCTTTGAATTTTTATGGCCTTTTTGGCTTCTCCTCCGAAGTGTTTACGATTCTTTTAAATACCAAGGCTTGGTAagtaatcatttaataatatataataattatattattattattattattattattattattattattattattattattattattattattatataaagttgAAGATGTCTTTATCTGATactttagaaattaataaattcttattgataaatgagatttctataataaaagatattataataacataagtaa
This portion of the Vespa velutina chromosome 4, iVesVel2.1, whole genome shotgun sequence genome encodes:
- the LOC124948748 gene encoding stimulator of interferon genes protein homolog isoform X2, translated to MKMDHLCLKNVSDLFYYEDNIISTIYNICNIVSMLIIIYILCDLIIQLCNSLNKNLKLNGTQVLEMLLKYKIAIEICIILITLQIFDKGFSYTWRYNNLTFICLYCFVIIMFKISVLSQQNLDTTITNMNGLDYGTGMAYSYFYGYLKIILPSTGTENKSIYEKLENFEDIHNIIISIKKLFILIPFSTYIPPDLKQLSYGWMENVQELEQEVRNRAGIKNRSYHNNIYKIYPDGNTSSIEPIYLAVEGATPLLTFFEVQKHLHPESAIYIKYSKQIIKAFYLKLKELIYNDLDCRELCELIYYEDYNSDGTKVNIAKVILEKISTLKDSEYTNHTD
- the LOC124948748 gene encoding stimulator of interferon genes protein homolog isoform X3, which codes for MDHLCLKNVSDLFYYEDNIISTIYNICNIVSMLIIIYILCDLIIQLCNSLNKNLKLNGTQVLEMLLKYKIAIEICIILITLQIFDKGFSYTWRYNNLTFICLYCFVIIMFKISVLSQQNLDTTITNMNGLDYGTGMAYSYFYGYLKIILPSTGTENKSIYEKLENFEDIHNIIISIKKLFILIPFSTYIPPDLKQLSYGWMENVQELEQEVRNRAGIKNRSYHNNIYKIYPDGNTSSIEPIYLAVEGATPLLTFFEVQKHLHPESAIYIKYSKQIIKAFYLKLKELIYNDLDCRELCELIYYEDYNSDGTKVNIAKVILEKISTLKDSEYTNHTD
- the LOC124948748 gene encoding stimulator of interferon genes protein homolog isoform X4, yielding MKMDHLCLKNVSDLFYYEDNIISTIYNICNIVSMLIIIYILCDLIIQLCNSLNKNLKLNGTQVLEMLLKYKIAIEICIILITLQIFDKGFSYTWRYNNLTFICLYCFVIIMFKISVLSQQNLDTTITNMNGLDYGTGMAYSYFYDLKQLSYGWMENVQELEQEVRNRAGIKNRSYHNNIYKIYPDGNTSSIEPIYLAVEGATPLLTFFEVQKHLHPESAIYIKYSKQIIKAFYLKLKELIYNDLDCRELCELIYYEDYNSDGTKVNIAKVILEKISTLKDSEYTNHTD